One window of the Archangium primigenium genome contains the following:
- a CDS encoding thermonuclease family protein produces MWTVSARGWGGLVGALVLLGGCGPESACGPGAGVVARVVDGDTVVLHSGERVRYLLVDTPESTGGKRDCFGAEAREFNRSLVEGRGVRLSYGEACTDRYGRLLAYVSVEGQEVNTRLVHEGYACTLYVPPAGGTRRSEFQALESSARRARKGMWGACASVACDK; encoded by the coding sequence ATGTGGACCGTGAGCGCGAGGGGGTGGGGAGGGCTCGTGGGCGCGCTCGTCCTGCTGGGCGGGTGTGGTCCGGAGTCGGCGTGTGGCCCGGGCGCGGGGGTGGTGGCGCGCGTGGTGGATGGCGACACGGTGGTGCTCCACAGCGGCGAGCGCGTGCGCTACCTGCTCGTGGACACCCCGGAGAGCACCGGGGGCAAGCGCGACTGCTTTGGCGCCGAGGCGCGCGAGTTCAACCGCTCCCTGGTGGAGGGCCGCGGGGTGCGGTTGAGCTACGGCGAGGCGTGCACGGACCGGTATGGGCGGCTGCTCGCGTACGTGAGCGTGGAGGGCCAGGAGGTGAACACGCGGCTCGTGCACGAGGGGTACGCGTGCACGCTCTACGTGCCCCCGGCGGGCGGCACGCGGCGCTCGGAGTTCCAGGCGCTCGAGTCATCGGCGCGGCGCGCCCGCAAGGGCATGTGGGGCGCGTGCGCCTCCGTGGCGTGTGACAAATGA
- a CDS encoding DUF481 domain-containing protein, whose translation MTDVWKRLLARWAGGSLGGGWGVVLAVVVGVLVPGPEAAAQIVNVQALFDEATAPMGFSGTADLSLDWRTGSTHLIATRLLASAQLRTPPHTVLVVARGEYNFARDELLVSRFLEHVRYRYRLLPWLAVEAFAQHELDAFRRLRARALVGAGPRFTLFSQDEASLVFGVALMGEYEQLRRDGEVDAGQERLDPRLSSYMLGRVKLAQNMSLVETLYVQPRLTSVRDLRILNETLLVVTPNARFTFSMGFIAAYDAEPPATVSRLDTQLRTSLGVKF comes from the coding sequence ATGACGGATGTCTGGAAGCGGCTCCTCGCCCGGTGGGCAGGCGGGTCTCTCGGTGGTGGCTGGGGCGTGGTGCTGGCGGTGGTGGTGGGCGTGCTCGTCCCCGGGCCCGAGGCGGCGGCGCAGATCGTCAACGTGCAGGCGCTGTTCGACGAGGCCACCGCGCCCATGGGCTTCTCCGGCACGGCGGACCTGTCGCTGGACTGGCGCACGGGCAGCACCCACCTCATCGCCACGCGGCTGCTCGCCTCGGCGCAGTTGCGCACGCCGCCGCACACGGTGCTGGTGGTGGCGCGGGGCGAGTACAACTTCGCCCGCGACGAGCTGCTGGTGAGCCGCTTCCTCGAGCACGTGCGCTACCGCTACCGGCTGCTGCCGTGGCTGGCGGTGGAGGCCTTCGCCCAGCACGAGCTGGATGCCTTCCGGCGCCTGCGCGCGCGGGCCCTGGTGGGCGCGGGCCCCCGCTTCACGCTCTTCAGCCAGGACGAGGCCTCGCTCGTGTTCGGCGTGGCGCTCATGGGCGAGTACGAGCAGTTGCGCCGGGATGGCGAGGTGGACGCGGGCCAGGAGCGGTTGGACCCGCGCCTGAGCAGCTACATGCTCGGCCGGGTGAAGCTCGCGCAGAACATGAGCCTCGTGGAAACGCTGTACGTGCAGCCCCGGCTGACCTCCGTGCGCGACCTGCGCATCCTCAACGAGACCCTGCTCGTGGTGACGCCCAACGCGCGCTTCACCTTCAGCATGGGCTTCATCGCCGCCTATGACGCCGAGCCGCCCGCCACGGTGTCCCGCCTGGACACCCAGCTGCGCACCTCGCTCGGCGTGAAGTTCTGA
- a CDS encoding lamin tail domain-containing protein — MTRVLGMGLFLAAVACEPSSLSDLPACEGWRPGDVVITEVLPDPEGTDTGREWLELYNPGRAAVDLRGLMLYAARADGAQERAYFFETSVPVEPRGHVVLGDVRTGTPAPPVDHAYGDALGALANTGGRLGLRCGEVVVDEVHYAKARSGVSRIFDGQRVPDAVDNDVPEHWCDSPASAEGGLRMSPGAENPPCPPGAAPDAGLSGTCLSPRTGETRSRVPPRPGDLLLTEVMADPRTVPDAQGEWVEVYALRDVDLNGVTLANEGTGRTVLDAPPRCLEMRAGTHAVLAREEHPARNGGLPSVLALFSFGVSNTAGFHLLRLSLEGQVLDEVSWTRASVAGVSLQLDPRHRTVPRAAPEVGWCLAPESARYGPGVGERGTPGGENRPCGP, encoded by the coding sequence ATGACGCGCGTGCTGGGGATGGGACTGTTCCTGGCGGCGGTGGCGTGCGAGCCGTCCTCGCTCTCGGACCTGCCCGCGTGCGAGGGGTGGCGTCCCGGCGACGTCGTCATCACCGAGGTCCTGCCGGATCCCGAGGGCACGGACACGGGCCGGGAGTGGCTGGAGCTGTACAACCCGGGGCGCGCGGCCGTGGACCTGCGGGGCCTGATGCTCTACGCGGCGCGCGCGGACGGGGCTCAGGAGCGGGCCTACTTCTTCGAGACGTCCGTGCCGGTGGAGCCGCGCGGCCACGTGGTGCTCGGGGACGTGCGGACCGGGACGCCAGCGCCCCCGGTGGACCATGCGTATGGCGATGCCCTGGGCGCGCTGGCGAACACGGGCGGGCGCCTCGGCCTGCGCTGCGGCGAGGTGGTGGTGGACGAGGTGCACTACGCCAAGGCGCGCTCGGGGGTCTCGCGCATCTTCGATGGCCAGCGCGTGCCCGACGCCGTCGACAACGACGTGCCCGAGCACTGGTGCGACTCGCCCGCGTCCGCGGAGGGGGGGCTCCGGATGAGTCCCGGGGCCGAGAACCCGCCGTGTCCGCCCGGGGCCGCGCCGGACGCGGGCCTCTCCGGGACGTGCCTGTCTCCGCGCACGGGGGAGACCCGGAGCCGGGTGCCGCCCCGTCCCGGAGATCTGCTGCTCACCGAGGTGATGGCCGACCCGAGGACCGTGCCGGATGCCCAGGGCGAGTGGGTGGAGGTGTATGCGCTGCGCGACGTGGACCTCAATGGCGTGACCCTGGCCAACGAGGGCACGGGCCGGACGGTGCTCGACGCGCCGCCGCGCTGTCTGGAGATGCGGGCCGGCACCCACGCGGTCCTCGCGCGGGAGGAGCACCCCGCGCGCAATGGCGGCCTGCCCTCGGTGCTCGCGCTCTTCTCCTTCGGGGTGAGCAACACCGCGGGCTTCCATCTGCTGCGCCTGTCGCTGGAGGGGCAGGTGCTCGACGAGGTGTCGTGGACCCGCGCGTCCGTCGCGGGCGTGTCCCTGCAACTGGACCCCCGCCACCGGACGGTGCCCCGCGCGGCGCCGGAGGTGGGCTGGTGCCTGGCGCCCGAGAGCGCCCGCTACGGGCCGGGCGTGGGGGAGCGGGGCACGCCGGGAGGGGAGAACCGTCCATGTGGACCGTGA